A stretch of the Coprobacillus cateniformis genome encodes the following:
- a CDS encoding sugar kinase, producing the protein MKIIAFGEVMMRMMPPNYKKLSQVDTLEFLYTGTGVNVLSGLYQMGHEVYLTTRLPDNIVGQAASAHIRKLGIHDDYVCYGTNHIGIYFLEQGIGNRASQITYLNRLDSSFGKSQISDYDFSCLDGMDALHICGISLALRENLREVAFAFAKEAKKRHIKVIFDCNFRPSLWTGEHDEIKHIYEEMLNLADIVFAGYKDATLLLHKQVDQSLPYDKQLRNILMQMCQDYHIEFIFGTIRKDEELTGYMVTSTKMVMSPKMRLTVFDRVGGGDGFAAGAIDGYLTHMEPQELIHYATASGVLAHTTYGDSPVVSKEEIIDFMKNGKRDIKR; encoded by the coding sequence ATGAAAATAATAGCATTTGGAGAAGTCATGATGCGTATGATGCCACCAAATTATAAAAAATTATCTCAAGTTGATACATTGGAATTCTTATATACTGGAACAGGAGTTAACGTTTTATCAGGATTATATCAAATGGGGCATGAGGTATATTTAACAACACGTTTACCTGATAATATTGTAGGGCAAGCAGCGAGCGCACATATTCGTAAATTGGGTATTCATGATGACTATGTTTGTTATGGAACAAATCATATTGGTATTTATTTTTTAGAACAAGGAATTGGTAATCGTGCAAGTCAAATCACATATCTTAATCGATTGGATAGTTCTTTTGGTAAAAGTCAAATCTCTGATTATGATTTTTCCTGTTTAGATGGAATGGATGCTTTGCATATATGTGGCATTTCATTAGCGCTCCGTGAAAATCTAAGAGAAGTTGCATTTGCATTTGCAAAAGAAGCAAAGAAAAGACATATTAAGGTCATATTTGATTGTAATTTTAGACCATCATTATGGACAGGTGAGCATGATGAAATAAAACATATTTATGAAGAGATGCTCAATTTAGCAGATATTGTTTTTGCTGGCTATAAAGATGCTACCCTTCTATTACATAAACAAGTTGATCAATCTCTCCCTTATGATAAACAACTTAGAAATATTCTTATGCAAATGTGTCAGGATTATCATATAGAATTTATTTTTGGAACCATTCGTAAAGATGAAGAGTTAACAGGATATATGGTGACTTCAACAAAAATGGTGATGAGTCCAAAAATGAGATTGACTGTTTTCGATCGTGTTGGTGGTGGTGATGGTTTTGCAGCAGGAGCTATCGATGGTTATTTAACACATATGGAGCCACAGGAATTAATTCATTATGCAACAGCAAGTGGTGTTTTAGCTCATACGACATATGGGGACAGTCCAGTTGTTTCTAAAGAGGAGATTATTGATTTTATGAAAAACGGAAAAAGAGATATCAAAAGATAA
- a CDS encoding 6-phospho-beta-glucosidase, producing the protein MEKKPVKIVTIGGGSSYTPELMEGFIKRYDELPIREIWLVDIEDGKEKMEIVGAMAQRMWDASPYDVKVHMTLDRREALPGADFVTTQFRVGLLNARIKDERIPFSYGMLGQETNGAGGIFKAFRTIPVILGVVEDMKELCPDAWLINFTNPSGMVTEAVMKYGKWDKVIGLCNVPVGAMMKEPETIGKTLDQLTYKFAGLNHFHWHKVYDENGKEVTQDIIDAMYEGKDGGLPANIHDIPFFKEQLDTMKMIPCGYHRYYYRQQEMLAHGLEEYSDPEVGTRGQQVKQTEAELFELYKDPNLDHKPEQLAKRGGAHYSDAACETIASIYSNANRHIVVTTKNNGAVPDLPADCAVEVSAYIGSTGAKAIAFGELQPAEKGWLQCMKNMEHCVEAAAVTGDYGMALQAFILNPQIPSGENAKRVLDELLLAHKKYLPQFAEKIAELEAAGVTIKDDVAREITEKGL; encoded by the coding sequence ATGGAAAAGAAACCTGTAAAAATTGTTACAATTGGTGGAGGAAGTAGTTATACTCCAGAATTAATGGAAGGATTTATCAAAAGATATGATGAACTTCCAATCAGAGAAATTTGGTTAGTAGATATTGAAGATGGTAAAGAAAAAATGGAAATCGTTGGGGCTATGGCTCAACGTATGTGGGATGCATCTCCTTATGATGTGAAAGTTCATATGACTTTAGACAGAAGAGAAGCATTACCTGGTGCTGACTTTGTGACAACTCAATTCCGTGTTGGTTTATTGAATGCTCGTATCAAAGATGAAAGAATTCCTTTCTCTTATGGAATGTTAGGACAAGAAACAAATGGTGCTGGAGGAATCTTTAAAGCCTTCAGAACAATTCCAGTTATCTTAGGTGTTGTTGAAGATATGAAAGAATTATGTCCAGATGCATGGTTAATCAACTTCACAAATCCTAGTGGAATGGTTACAGAAGCAGTTATGAAATATGGAAAATGGGATAAAGTTATTGGATTATGTAATGTACCAGTTGGTGCAATGATGAAAGAACCAGAAACAATTGGAAAAACATTAGATCAATTGACTTATAAGTTTGCTGGATTAAATCATTTCCATTGGCATAAAGTTTATGATGAAAATGGAAAAGAAGTGACTCAAGATATTATTGATGCAATGTATGAAGGTAAAGATGGTGGATTACCAGCTAACATTCATGACATCCCATTCTTCAAAGAACAATTAGATACTATGAAAATGATTCCTTGTGGATATCATAGATACTATTATCGTCAACAAGAAATGTTAGCACATGGATTAGAAGAATACAGTGATCCAGAAGTGGGAACACGTGGACAACAAGTGAAACAAACAGAAGCAGAATTATTTGAATTATATAAAGATCCAAATTTAGATCATAAACCAGAACAATTAGCAAAACGTGGTGGAGCACATTATTCAGATGCAGCATGTGAAACAATTGCATCAATCTATTCAAATGCCAATAGACACATTGTTGTGACAACAAAGAATAATGGAGCAGTACCAGATTTACCAGCAGACTGTGCAGTAGAAGTCTCTGCATATATTGGATCAACAGGAGCAAAAGCAATCGCTTTTGGAGAATTACAACCAGCTGAAAAAGGATGGTTACAATGTATGAAGAACATGGAACACTGTGTTGAAGCAGCAGCAGTGACAGGAGATTATGGAATGGCATTACAGGCATTCATCTTAAATCCACAAATCCCTTCAGGTGAAAATGCAAAACGAGTGTTAGATGAATTATTATTAGCACATAAGAAATACTTACCACAATTTGCAGAAAAGATTGCAGAATTAGAAGCAGCAGGTGTCACTATTAAAGATGATGTTGCAAGAGAAATTACTGAAAAAGGACTATAA
- a CDS encoding ATP-binding protein produces the protein MEYSTEERVFETDKKIPNDNYLRGSKRVVFEIINDFLLGNQAVQLDEVLVGKLFNRFYTVTTAKKSTGLGLSIAKGLTEQMNGKITASYKEGSLSIHLLFPLI, from the coding sequence TTGGAATATTCAACTGAAGAAAGAGTTTTCGAAACTGATAAGAAAATACCTAATGATAATTATCTAAGAGGGAGTAAAAGAGTTGTTTTTGAAATTATTAATGATTTCCTTCTAGGAAATCAGGCTGTACAATTAGATGAAGTTCTCGTTGGAAAACTATTTAATCGTTTCTATACTGTGACTACAGCAAAAAAATCTACTGGTTTAGGATTATCGATTGCCAAAGGATTAACTGAACAAATGAATGGCAAAATAACGGCTTCTTATAAGGAGGGAAGTTTAAGTATTCATTTATTATTTCCTTTAATATAA
- a CDS encoding MurR/RpiR family transcriptional regulator, giving the protein MTPIQHIQLHKDEFTKSELIIMDYILSNLHDISSYPISTIAEKCKVSKSALLRFCQKCGFQGYSEFKYEVSRYLQSIIHITEGEIAKTQTIVDLYTEQMNKLPHLLSTQFLDQFSQLMIDARKIKIFGVHETGLSAQYFSYRLASLGIDSEPVFDSGIFTEKATMSTDKDLNVFLSLSAETTVIKDSIHYAKESQSHTVLITQNDHYRNKNKIDLAFILPAFQLDKKNIFVDSQALVFLTIDLIINNLASHLREQDSHKI; this is encoded by the coding sequence ATGACACCTATACAACATATTCAATTACATAAAGATGAATTTACAAAATCAGAATTAATTATCATGGATTACATTCTTTCAAATCTTCATGATATTTCTTCATATCCAATATCAACCATTGCAGAAAAATGTAAAGTATCTAAATCTGCTTTATTGCGTTTCTGCCAAAAATGTGGATTCCAAGGTTATAGTGAATTCAAATATGAAGTCTCTAGATATTTACAATCTATTATACATATTACTGAAGGTGAGATTGCTAAAACACAAACAATTGTTGACTTATATACAGAACAAATGAATAAATTACCTCACTTATTAAGCACTCAATTTTTAGATCAATTTTCTCAACTGATGATAGATGCTAGAAAAATAAAAATATTTGGAGTTCATGAAACAGGCCTTTCAGCACAATACTTTTCATATCGTTTAGCAAGTCTTGGCATTGATTCAGAACCTGTTTTTGATTCAGGAATCTTTACTGAAAAAGCAACGATGTCAACAGATAAGGATTTAAATGTATTCTTAAGCCTTTCAGCTGAAACAACTGTCATTAAAGATTCTATTCATTATGCTAAAGAGAGTCAAAGCCACACTGTATTGATTACACAAAATGATCATTATCGCAATAAAAATAAAATTGATTTGGCATTCATTTTACCAGCATTTCAGCTTGATAAAAAGAATATCTTTGTTGATTCTCAAGCCCTTGTCTTTTTGACAATAGACCTTATTATTAATAACTTAGCATCACATTTAAGAGAACAAGATAGTCATAAGATTTAA
- a CDS encoding PTS sugar transporter subunit IIC, protein MGTETKKITLLERLTDFIENKLAPPLIRISQVRYLQTLQRTFMVMMPYMILGATATLILNLGGLFAEGTGLNMPEVADMINAVIANIQPALLQIVFVSINLMAFLCVVLNSYFLGDYYKDKDSQISPIVCGIVGLISFLSFIDFTTLSENFDWPSYILGAPSLFSAIILSIVSVEIYRWFIARKITIKMPAGVPPMVADAFTSIIPVSVIVILSAFVGRNIPNIHFLTLINDASSHLVVGGSHPIAQFIAFVLDRIFWFVGLHGSNIVGSIMTPIWETMMGQNLADFMAGQDITYLFSSLWINSYVRLSVFPIAVLLVISKVKRFKVLGKLSIAGSIFNIAEPIMYGLPIVLNPLMFVPWVLGFAVLFIFNAILTVIGIAPPIVANVVWTMPVPLMAFIGSGFNFVALLISIMNMIILFFIFLPFFKVMERQELAIQKANEEEMFIENE, encoded by the coding sequence ATGGGTACTGAAACAAAGAAAATCACATTATTAGAGCGACTAACAGATTTTATCGAAAATAAGTTAGCTCCACCACTCATTCGCATTTCTCAAGTGAGATATCTACAGACTCTTCAAAGAACCTTTATGGTCATGATGCCATATATGATTCTTGGTGCAACCGCAACACTCATTCTCAATTTAGGTGGTTTATTTGCTGAAGGAACAGGGCTAAATATGCCTGAAGTTGCAGATATGATTAATGCAGTTATTGCGAATATACAGCCTGCATTGTTACAGATTGTGTTTGTAAGTATTAATCTTATGGCATTCTTATGTGTTGTTTTGAATAGTTATTTTTTAGGTGATTACTATAAAGACAAAGATAGTCAAATCAGTCCAATAGTTTGTGGTATTGTTGGTTTAATAAGTTTTCTTAGTTTTATAGATTTTACAACATTATCTGAAAACTTTGATTGGCCATCTTATATTTTAGGGGCACCTAGTTTATTTAGTGCAATTATTTTAAGTATTGTTTCTGTTGAAATTTATCGTTGGTTTATTGCAAGGAAAATAACAATCAAAATGCCTGCTGGTGTTCCACCAATGGTTGCTGATGCATTTACAAGTATTATTCCTGTCAGTGTTATTGTTATTCTTTCAGCTTTTGTTGGAAGAAATATTCCTAATATTCATTTTTTAACACTTATTAATGATGCGAGTTCTCATTTGGTTGTTGGAGGAAGTCATCCAATTGCACAGTTTATTGCCTTTGTATTAGATAGAATTTTCTGGTTTGTTGGTTTACATGGCTCTAATATTGTTGGGTCTATTATGACACCAATTTGGGAAACGATGATGGGTCAAAATCTTGCTGATTTTATGGCTGGTCAAGATATTACATATCTGTTTTCTTCATTATGGATTAATAGTTATGTTCGTTTGAGTGTTTTCCCAATTGCTGTTTTGTTAGTTATTTCAAAAGTCAAAAGATTTAAAGTTTTAGGAAAGTTATCTATTGCTGGTTCTATATTTAATATTGCTGAACCAATTATGTATGGATTACCTATTGTTTTAAATCCTTTAATGTTTGTTCCTTGGGTATTAGGGTTTGCTGTTTTATTTATCTTTAATGCAATTTTAACTGTTATTGGCATAGCACCTCCAATTGTTGCTAATGTTGTATGGACAATGCCAGTGCCACTTATGGCATTTATTGGCTCAGGATTTAATTTTGTGGCGTTGCTCATTAGTATTATGAATATGATTATTCTCTTCTTTATCTTCTTACCATTCTTTAAAGTTATGGAAAGACAAGAACTTGCTATTCAAAAAGCAAATGAAGAAGAAATGTTTATAGAAAATGAATAG